TCGGCACATCGGTGACCGAGTCGCTGTACGCGTAGCACCGGGCGAGGTCGTACCCCTCGGACACGGCCAGTTCACGGACCGCCTCCGCCTTCGTCGGTCCGTACGCGTAGTACTCCACCTCGCCGGTGAAGCACCCGTCGTCGCCCACCACCATCCGGGTGGCCACCACCCGGTCGGCACCGAGCAGTTCTCCGATCGGCTCGACCACCTCGGCGCCCGAGGTGGAGACGATGACGACGTCCTGTCCGGCGCTGTGGTGCTCCTCGATGAGGGAGGCGGCCTCGTCGTAGATGATCGGGTCGATCAGATCGTGCAGCGTCTCGGCGACGATCTCCTTGACCTGTCGTACGTTCCAGCCGCGGCACAGCGCGGACAGGTACTCGCGCATGCGCTCCATCTGGTCGTGGTCGGCGCCTCCGGCGAGGAAGACGAACTGGGCGTATGCGGTGCGCAGCACAGCCCTGCGGTTGATCAGTCCGCCTTGGTAGAACGACTTGCTGAAGGTGAGCGTGCTCGACTTCGCAATGACCGTCTTGTCCAGATCAAAGAACGCCGCTGTGCGGGGCAAGGAGTGGTTTTCCACAAGGTCGAGCATAGGGGCAGCCCATTCGGCGTAAGCTGCGCGTGTGGGTTTGCCTGAGAGGGCTCTCGGGTACACCATGGAAGTCACGGATCGTTCGCGACCGTGCTAACCCGGCCCGACTCCTCCCCCCCCGAGTCGGCCGTGGAGACGACCCCCGCTCTCCCCCCCGGCGGGGGTCGTCGCATGTCCGGAGGGGTTTTCTCCCGCTCCCTGCCCGCCCGGTGCGGCCATTCGGCCCCGGCGGGCCCTCGCGCGGCCCTCTCGGCATTCCTCATGATCCGTGACTGCGCGTAGTCGTTGGGCTGCGCTGCGGAAGTCGTACGGGGATCGGCACAGGGGTCACCGGTTTGGGTGACCGCCATTTTCACAGGCACTGAGTTGTCCACAGATTTCGACCAAGATCCACATCAATTTCCGGATCGCTGCACCGTGATTCCTGCGCGCACCGCTGACGGCGGAGTTCATGGCCGGTTCCGTTTGTCGGGCGCGTTTGGCCGGTTTCTGTCGGCCGTCCACGCCGGTTTCCGGCGGCCGCTCATATGCGGACCGCTCGCCGGTTCTTGGTCTGTCCGGAATCACGCGGGGCGACGAGCCGCGCGCACGACGCAGCGAAGGGGGAGCGGCCCATGGCCGTCACCGTCACCCATGATCCGTCCTCCGGCACCGGAGGGCGCCGGAGCGGCCCGCTGATCATCACCGAGGACGCCGACCTCCTCGACGACCTGCTGCGCCTGTGCGCGGCGGCCGGCGCCACCCCCGAGGTGCACCACGGCGTGCCCGAGCACCGGGGCGGCTGGGAGGCCGCGCCGCTGGTGCTGGTCGGGGACGACGCCGCACCGCGGGTGCGCACCGCCTCGCGCAGACGGGGCCTCGTGCTGGTCGGCCGGGACCAGGACGACTCCGGCATCTGGCGGCGCGCCGTCGAGATCGGCGCCGACCATGTGCTGGTGCTGCCCGACGGCGAGCAGTGGCTGGTCGACCGGATCGCCGATGTCGCCGAGGGCGTCGGCCGTCCCGCGCTCACCGTCGGCGTCATCGGCGGGCGCGGCGGCGCGGGCGCCTCCACCCTCGCCTGCGCGCTCGCCGTGACCTCCGCGCGGGAGGGGTTGCGCACCCTGCTCGTGGACGCCGATCCGCTGGGCGGCGGGCTCGATGTGCTACTGGGCGGGGAGGCCGCCGAGGGGCTGCGCTGGCCCGCCTTCGCGACCTCGCGCGGGCGGGTCGGCGGCGGCGCCCTGGAGGAGTCGCTGCCCCGGCTGCACTCGCTGCGCGTGCTCAGCTGGGACCGCGGTGACTGTGTCGCCGTCCCGCCGCAGGCCGTCCGCGCGGTGCTGGCCGCGGCTCGGCGCGGCGGCGGGGCCGTCGTGGTCGACCTGCCCCGCCGGGTCGACGAGGGCGCCGCCGAGGCGCTGGCCCAGATCGACGTCGGACTGCTCGTGGTCCCCGCCGAGCTGCGCGCCGTGGCGGCCGCCGCCCGGGTCGCCTCGGTGGCCGGCATGGTCCTGCGCGATCTGCGCGTCGCGGTACGCGGCCCGTACGCACCCGGGCTCGACGACCGCGAGGTGGCCCGGCTGCTCGGACTGCCGCTGGCGGGGGAGGTGCCGGTGGAGTCCGGGCTGCGGCGCCCCGGCGAGGGCAGGACACCGCCCGGCGCGACCGCGCGCGGCCCGCTGGCCCGGTTCTGCACCGGCTTCTGGGAGCGGGCCCTGACCGAGGCGGGCGCCGCGTGAGGGCCCCGGCCGAGCAGTGGCGGCGTTCCTCCGGGAACGGCAGGACCGGACGGCACGGGGACGACCGGGACGGAGCGGGCCGGGACGGAGCGGGCCGGGACGGGGGCAGGTGGGACACGGCCGGGCGGCACACGGCGGCCGGCGGTCCGCGTGTGCTCCGGGCAGCGGAACCGCCGGGCATGCCCGCCCGGCTCCTGGACGGCGTACGCCAGTGGCTCGCCGAGAGCGGCGCCGAACCGACACCCGCGCGCGTGGCCCAGGCCCTGCGCGAACAGGGTCGTGTGCTCGGTGACGCGGAGGTGCTCGGCGCGGCCGAGCGGCTGCGCTCCGAACTGATCGGCAGCGGTCCGCTGGAGGCGCTGCTCGCCGACCCGTCCGTGACCGACGTCCTGGTGTCGGCGCCCGACGAGGTCTGGGTGGACCGCGGAGGCGGACTGGAGCGGGCCTCCGTCGCCTTCTCCGACGCGGCGGCCGTACGCCGTCTGGCCCAGCGGCTGGCGGCCGTGGCGGGGCGGCGCCTGGACGACGCCCGGCCGTGGGCCGACGCCCGCCTGCCCGACGGCACCCGGCTGCACGCGGTGCTGCCCCCGGTCGCCGTCGGCTGCACCTGCCTGTCCCTGCGCGTCGTCCGGCCTCGGGCCTTCACCCTCGGCGAACTGGTCGCCGCGGGCACGGTTCCGCCGGGCGGGGACCGGGTGCTGCGGGCCCTCGTAGAGGCCCGCCTGTCCTTCCTCGTCAGCGGCGGCACCGGCAGCGGCAAGACCACACTGCTCAGCGCGCTGCTGGGCCTGGTCGGGCCGGGCGAGCGCATCGTGCTCGCCGAGGACTCCGCGGAGCTGCGCCCCGACCATCCGCACGTCGTCCGCCTGGAGACGCGGCCCGCCAACCAGGAGGGAGCGGGCCTGGTCACCCTGGAGGACCTGGTCCGCCAGGCCCTGCGCATGCGGCCGGACCGCCTGGTGGTGGGTGAGGTGCGCGGCGCCGAGGTGGTGCATCTGCTGGCCGCGCTGAACACGGGCCACGAAGGCGGGTGCGGGACGGTGCACGCCAACGCGGCGGCGGACGTCCCGGCCCGCCTGGAGGCCCTGGGCACCACCGCGGGGCTGGACCGGGCCGCCCTGCACAGCCAGGTGGCCGCCGCGCTGTCGGTGGTGGTCCACCTGGCGCGCGACCGCTCCGGGCGGCGGCGCATCGCCGAGGTGCGGGTGCTGGAGCGGGACGCGTCCGGGCTGGTGCGCACGGTCCCGGCGCTGCGCTGGGGCGCGGACGCCTTCGTGGAGGAACCGGGCTGGGAGCGGCTGCGGGCGCTGCTCCGTCCGGTGGACCTCGCGGACCCGGGGGACGCGAGGGGCACAAGCGACGCGAGGGACGCGGCCGGTCCGGTGGGCGGGAGGCGGGAGCGGTGAGCGTCCTGGAGCAGGTGGTGCGCCTGCTGAACGAGGCGGTCTCCTGCCTGCTGGTGCCGCCGGCCCTCCC
The sequence above is drawn from the Streptomyces sp. SAT1 genome and encodes:
- a CDS encoding HAD family hydrolase gives rise to the protein MLDLVENHSLPRTAAFFDLDKTVIAKSSTLTFSKSFYQGGLINRRAVLRTAYAQFVFLAGGADHDQMERMREYLSALCRGWNVRQVKEIVAETLHDLIDPIIYDEAASLIEEHHSAGQDVVIVSTSGAEVVEPIGELLGADRVVATRMVVGDDGCFTGEVEYYAYGPTKAEAVRELAVSEGYDLARCYAYSDSVTDVPMLEAVGNPHAVNPDRALRREAVARQWPILDFHRPVRLKRRLRTLSVPPRPALVAMAAVGAAAATAGLVWYASRRRALS
- the ssd gene encoding septum site-determining protein Ssd, whose translation is MAVTVTHDPSSGTGGRRSGPLIITEDADLLDDLLRLCAAAGATPEVHHGVPEHRGGWEAAPLVLVGDDAAPRVRTASRRRGLVLVGRDQDDSGIWRRAVEIGADHVLVLPDGEQWLVDRIADVAEGVGRPALTVGVIGGRGGAGASTLACALAVTSAREGLRTLLVDADPLGGGLDVLLGGEAAEGLRWPAFATSRGRVGGGALEESLPRLHSLRVLSWDRGDCVAVPPQAVRAVLAAARRGGGAVVVDLPRRVDEGAAEALAQIDVGLLVVPAELRAVAAAARVASVAGMVLRDLRVAVRGPYAPGLDDREVARLLGLPLAGEVPVESGLRRPGEGRTPPGATARGPLARFCTGFWERALTEAGAA
- a CDS encoding TadA family conjugal transfer-associated ATPase codes for the protein MPARLLDGVRQWLAESGAEPTPARVAQALREQGRVLGDAEVLGAAERLRSELIGSGPLEALLADPSVTDVLVSAPDEVWVDRGGGLERASVAFSDAAAVRRLAQRLAAVAGRRLDDARPWADARLPDGTRLHAVLPPVAVGCTCLSLRVVRPRAFTLGELVAAGTVPPGGDRVLRALVEARLSFLVSGGTGSGKTTLLSALLGLVGPGERIVLAEDSAELRPDHPHVVRLETRPANQEGAGLVTLEDLVRQALRMRPDRLVVGEVRGAEVVHLLAALNTGHEGGCGTVHANAAADVPARLEALGTTAGLDRAALHSQVAAALSVVVHLARDRSGRRRIAEVRVLERDASGLVRTVPALRWGADAFVEEPGWERLRALLRPVDLADPGDARGTSDARDAAGPVGGRRER